One window of the Emcibacter sp. genome contains the following:
- a CDS encoding DUF3841 domain-containing protein — translation MRIWSIQSREAWEYLERHGELMAKRHHCSDSWPQAYDWMKAQLTRRIGPPPLENTEPLWGWYQWNNERQKRPDLRSVRHNWSPPGPYVMLECELPVHEVLLSDFGAWHFPLNDWHLALQEQEDERFSQALDHAYHRKDRAKLEILQREKEKSWEVIFDLQALDHEDWKLIPEKEIQACFWQIKVDKVKSVTKFTSRQSKTWT, via the coding sequence ATGCGTATCTGGTCCATACAAAGCAGGGAAGCCTGGGAATATCTTGAACGCCACGGTGAGCTCATGGCAAAGCGCCACCACTGTTCGGACAGCTGGCCTCAGGCCTATGACTGGATGAAGGCGCAGCTCACCCGGCGGATCGGACCGCCACCACTGGAGAATACCGAACCTCTATGGGGCTGGTATCAATGGAATAATGAGAGACAGAAAAGGCCAGACCTGCGCAGCGTCCGGCATAACTGGTCACCGCCCGGTCCTTATGTAATGCTGGAATGCGAGTTGCCAGTTCATGAAGTCTTGCTCTCTGACTTCGGAGCCTGGCATTTTCCCTTGAACGACTGGCATCTGGCCCTTCAAGAGCAGGAAGATGAGCGCTTTAGCCAAGCCTTGGACCACGCCTATCATCGTAAGGATCGCGCGAAGCTGGAAATCTTGCAGCGGGAAAAAGAAAAAAGCTGGGAAGTGATCTTCGACCTGCAAGCTCTTGATCATGAAGACTGGAAACTGATCCCTGAAAAAGAAATCCAGGCCTGCTTCTGGCAGATCAAGGTAGATAAGGTGAAATCTGTAACGAAATTCACATCGAGACAATCGAAGACCTGGACTTAA